Proteins from a single region of Pseudodesulfovibrio portus:
- a CDS encoding PaaI family thioesterase, with amino-acid sequence MPRQYLEAVKHPEQSVNPLFAFLGLEVETFEPDRAVLRLVCRPELVQGAGLVAGGVLATLLDETMAHAVLAGNQPGQKTTTVDMSVSYLRPVNPCDVLVCEAEVIKRGGRVLFVEACARVAAKEVARATASFLLFA; translated from the coding sequence ATGCCCAGACAATACCTCGAAGCCGTCAAACACCCCGAACAATCCGTGAACCCCCTTTTCGCCTTTCTCGGCCTGGAGGTGGAGACTTTCGAGCCCGACCGCGCCGTGCTCCGCCTGGTATGCAGGCCGGAACTGGTCCAGGGAGCGGGGCTCGTGGCCGGAGGCGTCCTGGCAACCCTGCTGGACGAGACCATGGCCCACGCCGTGCTGGCGGGCAATCAGCCGGGGCAGAAAACGACAACCGTCGACATGTCGGTCAGCTATCTGCGCCCCGTCAATCCCTGCGACGTCCTCGTTTGCGAGGCGGAGGTTATAAAACGCGGCGGTCGGGTGCTTTTTGTCGAGGCGTGTGCTAGGGTCGCCGCAAAGGAAGTCGCCCGGGCCACCGCCTCCTTCCTCCTCTTCGCCTGA
- a CDS encoding thioredoxin family protein → MTADTRLIVCPDCQAVNRVVTDRASEAVCGKCRSKVFPPSPLELIGSTFDRHIARNEIPVLVDFYSPTCGPCLMMGPQFEEAARTLHPKVRFAKIDTSADQNVAARFNIQAVPTLILFKDGREIARQPGALGSNDIVRWVSPHL, encoded by the coding sequence ATGACCGCCGATACCCGACTCATCGTCTGTCCCGACTGCCAGGCCGTCAACCGCGTCGTCACCGACCGCGCGAGCGAGGCCGTGTGCGGCAAATGCCGATCCAAGGTCTTTCCGCCCTCACCGCTGGAACTGATCGGTTCCACGTTCGACCGCCACATCGCCAGGAACGAAATCCCGGTGCTGGTGGACTTCTATTCACCCACCTGCGGCCCGTGCCTGATGATGGGCCCACAGTTCGAGGAAGCGGCCCGGACGCTCCACCCCAAGGTACGGTTCGCCAAGATCGACACCTCGGCGGACCAGAACGTGGCCGCCCGCTTCAACATCCAGGCCGTGCCCACGCTCATCCTGTTCAAGGACGGCAGGGAGATAGCCCGCCAGCCCGGCGCACTGGGCAGCAACGACATCGTGCGGTGGGTCAGCCCCCACCTCTAG
- a CDS encoding tetratricopeptide repeat protein: protein MRISALLILVALSLFASGCPKDVPPAVSLTPEQKAEQEREATAAAALDHAMQLMHDGQFLDPETALDYLDQALDLDPTLTTARYQRAGILITKERYDEALADLDYIVEHRPDYMQAHYTRGFLMLQRNDFREAAREYTKVIKADSTMAEAYVRRGLSYLNLDRADEAVDDFTNALALDPANLDANYNRGMAYMRIREFELALKDLSQAFILDSDNSRIIMARARAAMELKLFTRAAADLQRAIAMEPSRNALYALLAEALKGTDDMDGAIEALRKASALAQASGDEGMAETYRRQLEEYLDQTYP from the coding sequence ATGCGCATCTCCGCCCTGCTTATTCTTGTTGCCTTGAGCCTGTTTGCATCAGGCTGCCCAAAGGACGTTCCGCCCGCCGTGTCGCTGACGCCGGAGCAGAAGGCCGAACAGGAGCGCGAGGCAACCGCAGCCGCGGCCCTGGATCACGCCATGCAACTCATGCATGACGGCCAGTTCCTGGACCCGGAAACGGCCCTCGACTACCTCGACCAGGCCCTGGACCTCGACCCGACGCTGACCACCGCCCGCTACCAGAGGGCGGGCATCCTGATCACCAAAGAGCGGTATGACGAAGCGCTGGCCGATCTCGACTACATAGTGGAGCACAGACCGGACTACATGCAGGCGCATTACACGCGCGGTTTTCTCATGCTCCAGCGCAACGACTTTCGCGAGGCGGCCAGGGAATACACCAAGGTCATCAAGGCGGACTCCACCATGGCCGAGGCGTATGTCCGCCGGGGCCTGAGCTACCTCAACCTGGACAGGGCGGACGAAGCCGTGGACGACTTCACCAACGCCCTTGCCCTGGACCCGGCCAACCTGGATGCCAACTACAACCGGGGCATGGCCTACATGCGCATCCGCGAGTTCGAATTGGCCCTCAAGGACCTGAGCCAGGCGTTCATCCTGGATTCGGACAACAGCCGGATCATCATGGCCCGCGCCAGGGCGGCCATGGAGCTCAAGCTCTTCACCCGAGCCGCCGCCGACCTGCAGCGGGCCATTGCCATGGAGCCGTCCCGCAACGCGCTCTACGCGCTCCTGGCCGAGGCCCTCAAGGGCACGGACGACATGGACGGGGCCATCGAGGCCCTGCGCAAGGCGAGCGCCCTGGCCCAGGCTTCGGGCGACGAGGGCATGGCCGAAACCTACCGACGCCAGCTCGAAGAATACCTGGACCAGACCTACCCCTGA
- a CDS encoding S24 family peptidase has protein sequence MGFTDDVRQALIDRIGPGKRYPNNKRMADDLEIDPSQLNRFLKKERGLNTESLGHILDKMGVSVLFGDEPEDAVREVCFRPPGKTQAGAAASNPQPDEYMAVPLTRAAEAARPGTVPEDAVEGWVLVWRHQESLRFRSNLVAVAVPPGDMSMAPALHPGDIVIVDRNDRDPGPTGRIMLVREPGEPGQTLIRRVGTRRLEDDLEFVFYPDNSREYPPVAYRLKRDYNGDVNRAISGAVVWAWNDMSQK, from the coding sequence ATGGGATTTACCGACGACGTGCGCCAGGCGCTCATCGACCGTATCGGCCCGGGAAAGCGGTACCCGAACAACAAGCGGATGGCGGACGATCTGGAGATCGACCCTTCGCAACTCAATCGTTTCCTGAAAAAGGAACGGGGACTCAACACCGAGTCCCTGGGACACATACTCGACAAGATGGGCGTTTCCGTGCTCTTCGGCGACGAACCCGAGGACGCGGTCCGCGAGGTCTGCTTCCGACCACCGGGAAAGACCCAGGCCGGAGCCGCCGCCTCCAACCCGCAGCCCGACGAATACATGGCCGTCCCCCTGACCCGGGCAGCCGAGGCCGCCCGCCCGGGGACCGTGCCCGAGGATGCGGTGGAGGGTTGGGTGCTGGTATGGCGGCACCAGGAGTCCCTCCGGTTCCGCAGCAATCTGGTGGCCGTGGCCGTGCCCCCCGGCGACATGTCCATGGCGCCGGCCCTGCACCCCGGCGACATCGTCATCGTGGACCGCAACGACCGGGACCCCGGGCCCACCGGAAGGATCATGCTCGTCCGCGAGCCCGGCGAACCGGGCCAGACCCTGATCAGGCGCGTGGGGACGCGACGGCTGGAGGATGACCTTGAATTCGTCTTCTACCCCGACAACAGCCGGGAATACCCGCCTGTCGCCTACCGCCTGAAACGAGACTATAACGGCGACGTCAACCGGGCCATCTCGGGCGCGGTGGTCTGGGCCTGGAACGACATGTCACAGAAATAG
- a CDS encoding sugar phosphate isomerase/epimerase family protein, with product MGKDVPGQAGPQILLSAGCLFHLPLKLIARIGRDAGFAGMELIMNSPKLTPEAGLEKVNDVLPIRSIHAPFRDWAAWGGHLNSWKATTALANSLPEADHITMHPPGSRLANMIQNRWFEKAYDLPLLLDAMGRIRFSLENMPWAEGSPFARDPLERLMAQCRDKNVGLTFDVCHMGVSGRDVLHAIDKVDDKLLYNVHYSDAVGYTEHLTPGSGALPLDKFLRRLGKRGYDRYITLELEPGAFPDDLDGTVAMLVAIREDMETQLAEGRKQKPCPDNTSKPSNTPNNP from the coding sequence ATGGGCAAAGACGTTCCCGGCCAGGCCGGTCCACAAATCCTGCTCTCCGCAGGCTGCCTCTTCCACCTCCCCCTGAAGCTTATCGCGCGCATCGGGCGGGACGCCGGTTTTGCGGGCATGGAACTGATCATGAACTCGCCCAAGCTCACGCCCGAGGCCGGGCTGGAAAAGGTCAACGACGTCCTGCCCATCCGCAGCATCCACGCCCCCTTCCGCGACTGGGCCGCCTGGGGCGGCCACCTCAACTCCTGGAAGGCGACCACGGCCCTGGCCAACTCCCTGCCCGAAGCCGACCACATCACCATGCATCCGCCCGGCTCCCGGTTGGCCAACATGATCCAGAACCGCTGGTTCGAGAAAGCCTACGACCTGCCCCTGCTCCTCGACGCCATGGGCCGCATCCGTTTCTCCCTGGAAAACATGCCCTGGGCCGAGGGATCGCCCTTTGCCAGGGACCCGCTGGAGCGCCTCATGGCCCAGTGCCGGGACAAGAACGTGGGCCTGACCTTCGACGTCTGCCACATGGGCGTATCCGGGCGCGATGTATTACACGCCATCGACAAGGTGGACGACAAATTGTTATACAACGTCCACTACTCCGACGCCGTGGGCTATACCGAACACCTGACCCCGGGGTCCGGGGCTCTGCCCCTCGACAAATTCCTGCGGCGGCTTGGCAAGCGGGGCTATGACCGCTACATTACCCTCGAACTCGAGCCCGGGGCCTTCCCGGACGACCTGGACGGGACCGTCGCGATGCTTGTCGCCATCCGGGAAGACATGGAAACGCAGCTGGCCGAAGGAAGAAAACAGAAACCATGCCCAGACAATACCTCGAAGCCGTCAAACACCCCGAACAATCCGTGA
- a CDS encoding flavin reductase family protein, producing MKISLGAKTLAQPTPVWAVGAFDEQGKPNAMIAAWGGICSSDPASLTVSLRPSRHTYAGIMKHRAFTVSVCPANLAAEADYLGMVSGKKEDKFAATGLTPVTSDMVKAPYVGEFPLIIECELSNTLELGIHTLFVGKIIDVKCDEDKLVDGKHPDPEKILPLIFSPGTRAYHTVGQKVGQGFDMGKKYMKK from the coding sequence ATGAAGATATCTCTCGGAGCCAAGACCCTGGCCCAACCCACCCCGGTCTGGGCAGTGGGCGCCTTTGACGAGCAGGGCAAGCCCAACGCCATGATCGCGGCCTGGGGCGGCATCTGCAGCTCGGACCCGGCCTCGTTGACCGTATCCCTGCGGCCTTCGCGCCACACCTATGCGGGCATCATGAAGCACAGGGCGTTCACCGTGTCCGTGTGCCCCGCGAACCTCGCCGCCGAGGCCGACTACCTGGGCATGGTCTCGGGCAAGAAGGAAGACAAATTCGCGGCCACCGGGCTAACCCCCGTGACCAGCGACATGGTCAAGGCCCCGTACGTGGGCGAATTTCCCCTGATCATCGAGTGCGAGCTGTCCAACACCCTGGAACTGGGCATCCACACGCTGTTTGTCGGCAAGATCATCGACGTCAAGTGCGACGAGGACAAGCTCGTGGACGGCAAGCACCCGGACCCGGAAAAAATCCTGCCCCTGATCTTCTCCCCCGGCACCCGCGCCTACCACACCGTGGGCCAAAAGGTCGGCCAGGGGTTCGACATGGGCAAAAAATACATGAAGAAATAG
- a CDS encoding terminase large subunit domain-containing protein, which yields MTQEFYTPRRHQAEIEACLARFSVLVCHRRFGKTVLSVNRLIRAARETRRPDWRGAYIAPLYRQAKTVVWDELKRYCGVGTDGCTVRFNETELRADFDNGARVRLFGANNPDSLRGMYLDGVVFDEVAQMPHRVWTEVIRPALSDRNGWAMFIGTPRGKNALYEIWEKARVDPDWFTAMYRASETGIIHPDELAANGREMSPEEYEQEFECSFTAAIRGAYFGQLMSDADREGRITRVAHDPSMPVHTAWDLGMSDSTSIWFVQARPGGTYAVVDYYEANGEGLDHYAKALDRKGYKYGVHIAPHDIRVRELGTGKSRLEVARSLGIRFVIAPNIPIQDGINAVRTILPGCWFDAEKCGPGIEALRHYRRSFNDRTAHFSARPVHDWTSHAVDGFRYFAVGFRPPSGSARPRATANDYDPFGRPHGRSRT from the coding sequence ATGACACAAGAGTTTTATACGCCACGAAGGCACCAGGCCGAGATCGAGGCCTGTCTGGCCCGGTTTTCGGTCCTGGTCTGCCACCGGCGGTTCGGCAAGACCGTGCTGTCCGTCAACCGGCTGATCCGTGCGGCCCGTGAGACTCGCCGCCCGGACTGGCGCGGGGCCTATATCGCGCCGCTGTACCGCCAGGCCAAGACCGTGGTCTGGGACGAATTGAAGCGGTATTGCGGCGTGGGCACGGACGGGTGCACGGTCAGGTTCAACGAAACCGAGTTGCGTGCTGATTTCGACAACGGCGCGCGAGTGCGGCTCTTCGGGGCCAACAACCCGGATTCCCTGCGCGGCATGTACCTGGACGGCGTGGTCTTCGACGAGGTGGCCCAGATGCCCCATCGCGTCTGGACCGAGGTCATCAGGCCCGCCCTGTCCGACCGGAACGGCTGGGCCATGTTCATAGGCACTCCGCGAGGCAAGAACGCCCTGTACGAGATATGGGAGAAGGCCAGGGTCGACCCGGACTGGTTCACGGCCATGTACCGCGCCTCCGAGACCGGCATAATCCACCCGGACGAGCTGGCCGCCAACGGGCGCGAGATGTCGCCCGAGGAGTATGAGCAGGAGTTCGAGTGTTCGTTCACCGCCGCCATCCGGGGGGCCTACTTCGGCCAGCTCATGAGCGACGCGGACCGGGAGGGGCGGATCACGCGCGTGGCGCACGACCCGTCCATGCCCGTGCACACGGCCTGGGACCTGGGAATGTCCGACTCCACGTCCATCTGGTTCGTGCAGGCCCGTCCCGGCGGGACCTATGCGGTGGTCGACTATTACGAGGCCAACGGCGAGGGGCTGGACCATTACGCCAAGGCCCTGGACCGCAAGGGCTACAAGTACGGGGTGCACATCGCGCCCCACGACATCCGGGTCCGCGAGCTGGGCACCGGCAAGTCGCGTCTGGAGGTGGCCCGAAGTCTGGGCATCCGGTTCGTGATAGCGCCCAACATCCCCATCCAGGACGGCATCAACGCGGTCCGCACCATCCTTCCCGGATGCTGGTTCGACGCGGAGAAGTGCGGACCGGGCATCGAGGCCCTCAGGCACTACCGCAGGTCGTTCAACGACCGCACCGCCCACTTCTCCGCCCGGCCCGTGCACGACTGGACCAGCCACGCGGTGGACGGCTTCCGCTACTTTGCCGTGGGCTTCCGGCCGCCGAGCGGCTCGGCCCGGCCCAGGGCCACGGCCAACGACTACGATCCCTTCGGGAGACCCCATGGCCGTTCGCGAACTTGA
- a CDS encoding helix-turn-helix domain-containing protein, with protein sequence MITDICLKGAREICEAVGENPRNIIELVRDRGLPAWKRDDKGAWRALPEDLHRWIREQRDRHISNYMFRDRWEGLEEEN encoded by the coding sequence ATGATCACGGATATCTGTTTGAAGGGAGCCCGGGAAATTTGCGAGGCCGTGGGGGAAAACCCGCGAAACATCATCGAGCTGGTGCGCGACCGCGGCCTGCCCGCCTGGAAGCGGGACGACAAGGGGGCCTGGCGCGCCCTGCCCGAGGACCTGCACCGCTGGATACGCGAACAGCGGGACCGGCACATCAGCAACTACATGTTCCGCGACCGGTGGGAGGGGCTTGAAGAGGAGAATTAG
- a CDS encoding BON domain-containing protein, with protein sequence MVPALITTGASMAVPQTASMIITAASTVHKTVLFAADERNADDMLADKFLTFQAQAMLMTEPQANMDASCYNGDIYLVGEFATPEDRDRIITRLQGIKGVRSVKGVVKQLPTDMLAAIKPAVTDGHAEAVIETGLFNKLHIRSANVDVEVVQGEAVVMGVVRDRDEAERVIDIVRDLRPESSWDIKVTSLLACQDAYEADIVQDNETYALLTRQQMLDEAAPALAEVEEEADSRLAVETGGNEPSPALEKLYARYFPEKPSAWQTARRKMKTRILDLAKAEQDPRAKMELITLSSKVLKDKHTSIERRLIKTLTTTSNASVWNHVDKILDDIAPERVERIQTLAMN encoded by the coding sequence GTGGTCCCCGCGCTGATCACCACCGGCGCATCCATGGCCGTACCGCAGACCGCTTCCATGATCATCACCGCCGCCAGCACGGTGCACAAGACCGTTCTCTTCGCCGCAGACGAACGCAACGCCGACGACATGTTGGCGGACAAGTTCCTGACCTTCCAGGCCCAGGCCATGCTCATGACCGAGCCCCAGGCCAACATGGACGCCTCCTGCTACAACGGCGACATCTACCTGGTGGGCGAGTTCGCCACCCCCGAGGACCGCGACCGGATCATCACCCGGTTGCAGGGCATCAAGGGCGTCCGGTCCGTCAAGGGCGTGGTCAAGCAGTTGCCCACCGACATGCTGGCCGCCATCAAGCCCGCAGTCACCGACGGCCATGCAGAGGCGGTCATAGAGACCGGCCTGTTCAACAAACTCCACATCCGCTCCGCCAACGTGGACGTGGAAGTGGTCCAGGGCGAAGCCGTGGTCATGGGCGTTGTCCGCGATCGCGACGAAGCGGAACGCGTCATCGACATCGTCAGGGACCTGCGCCCCGAATCCAGCTGGGACATCAAGGTGACCTCGCTGCTCGCCTGCCAGGACGCCTACGAGGCGGACATCGTGCAGGACAACGAGACCTACGCCCTGCTGACCCGCCAGCAGATGCTGGACGAGGCGGCCCCGGCCCTCGCCGAGGTGGAGGAAGAGGCCGACTCCCGGTTGGCCGTGGAAACCGGCGGCAACGAGCCGTCCCCGGCCCTGGAGAAACTCTACGCCCGCTACTTTCCGGAAAAGCCGTCCGCCTGGCAGACGGCGCGGCGCAAGATGAAGACCCGCATCCTCGACCTGGCCAAGGCCGAGCAGGACCCCCGGGCCAAGATGGAGCTCATCACCCTCTCCTCCAAGGTCCTCAAGGACAAGCACACCTCCATCGAGCGCAGGTTGATCAAGACGCTGACCACCACGTCCAACGCTTCGGTCTGGAACCATGTGGACAAGATCCTGGACGACATCGCTCCGGAACGCGTGGAGCGCATCCAGACCCTTGCCATGAATTAG
- a CDS encoding HEAT repeat domain-containing protein: MMDIRQIHSRNRFVPVLLALAVLLASGPCLARDAAHTADLLVSADRVDRAKGLAELEEQGQDIMPGLSRALQSGGLATRRGAAIGLSLMPVPGLSVEPLVLGLSDDDQVVRSLCAHGLGKIGKQAAPRTAQLLTHSDNRVRVGAALALSKMGADAVPALIAMLDLQDPDVTARAAWLLGILGRDALPAVPALIRALETDDMRVLHVVAETIDVIGPDPAMAYFELTMLGHDRTNCPATRIGGNAAFTLVKLLARPGTPLANIALYTLARMGPVAEPALRQILSTGNESQRTAAALLMTGIDPKLARTLPEDLRRTLSGALKNQ; encoded by the coding sequence ATGATGGATATTCGACAAATTCACTCCCGGAACAGGTTTGTCCCCGTGCTCCTGGCCTTGGCCGTGCTCCTGGCTTCCGGGCCGTGCCTGGCCCGGGACGCAGCGCACACGGCCGACTTGCTGGTCAGTGCGGATCGTGTGGATCGCGCAAAAGGCCTGGCCGAGCTCGAGGAACAGGGCCAGGACATCATGCCCGGCCTGTCCAGGGCGCTGCAATCCGGCGGACTTGCAACGCGGCGGGGCGCGGCCATCGGCCTTTCCCTCATGCCCGTGCCCGGCCTGAGCGTGGAGCCCCTTGTTCTCGGCCTGAGCGACGACGACCAGGTGGTGAGAAGCCTGTGCGCCCACGGACTGGGGAAGATCGGGAAGCAGGCCGCGCCGCGAACGGCCCAGCTCCTGACGCATTCGGACAACCGGGTCCGGGTGGGGGCCGCCCTGGCCCTGAGCAAGATGGGCGCGGACGCGGTTCCGGCCCTGATCGCCATGCTCGACCTCCAGGACCCCGACGTCACGGCCAGGGCAGCCTGGCTGCTCGGCATCCTGGGACGCGACGCCCTGCCCGCCGTACCGGCCCTGATCCGGGCGCTGGAGACCGACGACATGCGCGTGCTCCACGTGGTGGCCGAGACCATCGACGTCATCGGGCCCGACCCGGCCATGGCATACTTCGAGCTGACCATGCTGGGCCACGACCGGACAAACTGCCCCGCGACCCGGATCGGCGGGAACGCCGCCTTCACCCTGGTCAAGCTCCTGGCCCGGCCCGGCACGCCCTTGGCCAACATCGCACTCTACACGCTGGCCCGCATGGGTCCGGTGGCCGAACCTGCCCTCAGGCAAATCCTTTCCACCGGCAATGAGAGCCAGCGCACCGCAGCGGCCCTGCTCATGACGGGCATCGATCCCAAGCTGGCCCGCACCCTGCCCGAAGACCTGCGCCGCACCCTGTCAGGGGCCCTGAAAAACCAATAA
- a CDS encoding CBS and ACT domain-containing protein has product MLVANWMTKDVITITPDRSMMKCSKLMKDHGISRVPVVDEEGKILGIVSDRDIKDASPSKATTLDMHELYYLLSEIKIKDIMTKKVMTIKETETVEKAAVIMLENNFGGLPVVDDDNKVVGIITDTDIFKVLVEISGVYEGGAQVCLHIPTAAGSLAPIINFLKDQGARVMSILTQNVPEDVETKDIFIRIRDMEKPEFKRLQQAMAEKFDVKYWAIDSVHKVL; this is encoded by the coding sequence ATGCTGGTAGCCAACTGGATGACAAAAGACGTCATCACCATCACCCCCGACCGTTCCATGATGAAGTGCTCCAAGCTCATGAAGGATCACGGCATCAGCCGCGTTCCCGTGGTGGACGAGGAAGGCAAAATCCTGGGCATCGTCTCGGACAGGGACATCAAGGACGCATCGCCGTCCAAAGCCACCACCCTGGACATGCACGAGCTTTACTATCTGCTCTCGGAAATCAAGATCAAGGACATCATGACCAAGAAGGTCATGACCATCAAAGAGACCGAGACCGTGGAAAAGGCGGCGGTCATCATGCTGGAGAACAACTTCGGCGGCCTGCCCGTGGTGGACGACGACAACAAGGTCGTGGGCATCATCACGGACACGGACATCTTCAAGGTGCTGGTCGAGATCTCGGGCGTGTACGAAGGCGGCGCACAGGTCTGCCTGCACATCCCCACCGCTGCGGGCAGCCTGGCCCCGATCATCAACTTCCTCAAGGACCAGGGCGCACGGGTCATGTCCATCCTGACCCAGAACGTGCCCGAGGACGTGGAGACCAAGGACATCTTCATCCGCATCCGCGACATGGAAAAGCCCGAATTCAAGCGCCTCCAGCAGGCCATGGCCGAAAAATTCGACGTCAAATACTGGGCCATCGACTCCGTGCACAAGGTCCTTTAG
- a CDS encoding DUF5675 family protein — MEKLDIFRLEKSRSGTFGVLRMDGEVFCVTLEPPDLGNLPEVSCIPAGEYVCRRVESPSFGTTFEIGGVPGRDHILFHQGNVVSDTRGCVLLGRSFGMLGAERAVVQSRPTFREFLDRCGDARRFTVSIQDQS, encoded by the coding sequence ATGGAAAAATTGGATATTTTCAGATTGGAAAAGAGCCGCTCGGGGACTTTCGGCGTGCTGCGCATGGACGGTGAGGTCTTTTGCGTGACCCTTGAGCCGCCTGACCTGGGGAACCTGCCCGAGGTATCCTGCATCCCTGCCGGGGAGTATGTTTGCCGCCGCGTGGAGTCGCCTTCCTTCGGCACCACCTTCGAGATCGGAGGGGTGCCCGGCCGGGACCATATCCTGTTCCATCAGGGGAACGTGGTTTCGGACACCAGGGGATGTGTGCTGCTGGGGCGGAGCTTCGGGATGCTCGGGGCGGAACGGGCCGTGGTGCAGTCCCGGCCCACCTTCCGGGAGTTTCTCGACCGATGCGGCGATGCCCGTCGTTTCACCGTATCCATCCAAGACCAAAGCTAG
- a CDS encoding SH3 domain-containing protein codes for MFRLAARILVPLLFLALIGCGTTNPYAPILDLTELAQDAGAYHGLPPDERLLGEAAQQAAWDRFIEAHFDPWVRTSAKHTAEEVFWGLSSYAGKELFGENTLPRDPGWLDRMRAASRTEDYPSLHRRAVTVVNAHMRVLPTLHPAFQDFRKAGEGFPFDYMQNSLVLAGTPLLATHVSADRAWVLVESRFAYGWVRATDIGWVDDGFVAAYRTNAYAAVTRDRVPVVDRDGQYCFTAQVGAILPVAETADDGRMTTLVPVRDDRGNAVIHRADLAEAAARPAPVPATPHDFARVANEMMGRQYGWGGLFENRDCSAMTMDLMAAFGILLPRNSSKQIETGARVSLEGLNRDEKKRAIIERSTPFLTLVRKPGHIMLYVGSREGDPIVLHATWGVKTETGDGFGRKVIGATVITTLEPGLELDDLARHGGVLLDSVLAVTTLP; via the coding sequence ATGTTCCGTCTCGCCGCACGCATTCTCGTCCCGCTCCTGTTCCTCGCCCTGATCGGGTGCGGAACCACGAACCCGTACGCTCCCATCCTGGACCTGACCGAACTGGCCCAGGACGCAGGGGCGTACCACGGGTTGCCGCCCGATGAGCGGCTGCTCGGCGAAGCAGCGCAGCAGGCGGCCTGGGACCGGTTCATCGAGGCCCATTTCGACCCCTGGGTACGGACCTCGGCGAAACACACGGCCGAGGAAGTCTTCTGGGGACTCTCCTCGTATGCGGGCAAGGAGCTCTTCGGCGAGAACACCCTGCCCCGCGATCCGGGCTGGCTTGACCGCATGCGCGCGGCCTCCCGGACAGAAGACTACCCGAGCCTGCACCGCAGGGCCGTGACCGTGGTCAACGCCCACATGCGGGTGTTGCCCACGCTCCACCCCGCCTTCCAGGATTTCCGCAAGGCGGGCGAAGGCTTTCCCTTCGATTACATGCAGAATTCACTGGTCCTGGCGGGCACGCCGCTGTTGGCCACCCACGTCAGCGCGGACCGGGCCTGGGTGCTGGTGGAGTCCCGCTTCGCCTACGGCTGGGTCCGGGCCACGGACATCGGCTGGGTGGACGACGGCTTTGTCGCGGCATACAGGACCAACGCCTACGCCGCCGTGACGCGCGACCGCGTCCCGGTGGTGGACCGCGACGGGCAGTACTGTTTCACGGCTCAGGTGGGCGCGATCCTGCCCGTGGCCGAAACCGCGGACGACGGACGCATGACGACGCTGGTCCCGGTGCGGGACGACCGGGGCAACGCGGTCATCCACCGGGCCGATCTGGCCGAGGCGGCGGCCCGACCGGCGCCTGTCCCGGCCACGCCCCATGATTTCGCCAGGGTGGCCAACGAAATGATGGGACGCCAATACGGCTGGGGCGGCCTCTTCGAGAACAGGGACTGCTCGGCCATGACCATGGACCTGATGGCCGCTTTCGGCATCCTGCTCCCGCGCAACTCTTCCAAGCAGATCGAAACCGGCGCCAGGGTGTCCCTTGAAGGGCTCAACCGGGACGAGAAGAAGCGGGCCATCATCGAACGCTCCACGCCCTTCCTGACCCTGGTGCGCAAGCCGGGCCACATCATGCTCTACGTGGGCAGCCGGGAGGGCGACCCCATCGTGCTCCACGCCACCTGGGGCGTGAAGACCGAGACCGGCGACGGCTTTGGCCGCAAGGTCATCGGGGCCACGGTCATCACCACCCTGGAGCCGGGCCTGGAACTGGACGACCTGGCGCGGCACGGCGGCGTGCTGCTGGACAGCGTCCTGGCGGTGACCACGCTCCCCTAA